The following are from one region of the Besnoitia besnoiti strain Bb-Ger1 chromosome Unknown contig00145, whole genome shotgun sequence genome:
- a CDS encoding putative apocytochrome b (encoded by transcript BESB_027060) → MSLFRAHLVFYRCALNLNSSYNFGFLVAITFVLQIITGITLAFRYTSEASCAFASVQHLVREVAAGWEFRMLHATTASFVFLCILIHMSRGMYNSSYSYLTTAWMSGLVLYLLTIATAFLGYVLPWDR, encoded by the coding sequence atgagtctattccgggcacacctcgtcttttatcggtgtgctctcaatctaaattcatcttataactttggtttcttagttgcaattacctttgtactccaaataattacaggtatcactttagcgttccgatatacttctgaagcatcttgtgcatttgctagtgttcaacatctagttagagaggtagcagcaggatgggaatttaggatgttgcatgcaacaactgcttctttcgtcttcttgtgtatcttaatacacatgtctcgaggtatgtataactccagctatagttatttaactactgcttggatgtctggtttagttttatatctacttactatagccactgctttcctcggttatgtactaccatgggacagatga